Proteins encoded within one genomic window of uncultured Draconibacterium sp.:
- a CDS encoding DUF4249 domain-containing protein yields the protein MRYLFTYGFLLFILLTGCEDIYRPDIDKVDNVLVADARISADTSINYIHLYESLGYYDNASAGPDVTNANVSLIDNDGDEYLMPHYAEGQYELNLHIDANKQYKLKIEYNGDVFESDFEQVPKKPSLDTVYGVEETLVELVGGENDVDNVRKRQGVRLYADISTNEEMPYFRFTTHYVLQYSYSVGGDPPMAMIDYYFGWKHVYPQGGAFNIASPPEYSAAKEIKKHPLFFVPNSRIDSIGHHFEGWIIILYQHGLTESAHGYYDDLNKQLDAEGRIFDPLYVQARSNIECTTNADQVILGNFEISSRCETRYYVRHKGNNSGFILRPIQELYDIPPSGELKNTVPEFWQYP from the coding sequence ATGAGGTATCTTTTTACATATGGTTTTTTGTTGTTCATTCTGCTAACAGGGTGTGAAGACATTTACCGGCCTGATATTGATAAGGTGGACAATGTTTTGGTAGCCGATGCACGAATATCTGCTGATACTAGTATAAACTACATTCATTTGTACGAATCGTTAGGTTATTACGATAACGCAAGTGCCGGACCTGATGTAACAAATGCGAATGTAAGCCTAATTGATAACGACGGCGACGAATATTTGATGCCGCATTATGCGGAGGGGCAATATGAACTAAATCTGCACATTGACGCCAATAAACAGTATAAATTGAAAATTGAATACAACGGAGATGTTTTCGAGTCGGATTTTGAGCAGGTACCGAAAAAACCGTCGTTGGATACTGTTTATGGAGTTGAAGAAACTTTAGTAGAGCTTGTAGGTGGCGAAAATGATGTGGATAATGTTCGAAAGAGGCAAGGAGTAAGGTTATATGCCGATATTTCGACGAATGAAGAGATGCCATATTTCCGTTTTACAACTCATTATGTTTTGCAGTATTCCTATTCAGTTGGGGGCGACCCTCCAATGGCTATGATCGACTACTATTTCGGTTGGAAACATGTATACCCTCAGGGAGGGGCATTTAATATTGCTTCTCCTCCGGAGTATTCTGCTGCAAAAGAAATAAAGAAGCATCCGCTGTTTTTTGTCCCAAATAGCAGAATAGATTCTATAGGCCATCATTTCGAAGGTTGGATTATTATACTTTATCAACATGGGTTAACCGAAAGTGCACATGGTTATTATGATGATTTGAATAAACAACTTGATGCAGAAGGAAGAATATTCGATCCTCTTTATGTACAGGCTCGCAGTAACATCGAATGTACGACCAACGCCGATCAGGTAATTCTGGGGAATTTCGAAATTTCATCCAGATGTGAAACGCGCTATTATGTGCGACATAAGGGGAATAACAGTGGATTTATTTTACGGCCGATTCAGGAGCTTTACGACATACCACCATCGGGCGAACTAAAGAATACGGTGCCGGAATTCTGGCAGTATCCATAA
- a CDS encoding TonB-dependent receptor — MKKYFINYMLLFLSLLLGSNTVLYAQQIEEVKITGSYQNQPLEQFLNDLEAKYNIRVYYKDSWIENYTVSNHFEDTPLLQALNNVFYDSELTYDFFQNDGIVVFRRSADTRSKFDDYSQTLVVGDPMNLGRYKTAKLEGRILDGKDGAPLVGAVVYCNKLQKGTTSDASGSFDMDLPTGDLKLTITYIGFEGSTVDIRLIEDGAADFRLFEESHNIDEVTVLGSDADVPRAQMSMVQMTGKEIQQLPALMGEVDVLKGLTILAGVQTVSELSSGFNVRGGNTDQNLILVNGSPVFNSSHLFGFMSLINPDVVENVRLFKGGMPARYGERVASVMEVDFKEGNEETMRVYGGIGIINSRLALDGPLTKNRKLTTAIGGRSSYTDWLLKEIPNLDLNEGVTHFYDVSGKFTYKFNQHNKLSVMAYTSFDEFSTSSQSITEYGNLLGNLKLNNRFGEKFYGELDAAYSRYDYRLTDLADDKAYEAYYLDNQLQYSSAGYNFKWHPNELHNAEAGFKAVYNEISPGEIIPRNDSSVIVGRKLAKEKTLDWSVYMSDEFQILPNFSIVAGLRYNHFSNIGTPVVYLYDEDQPKTPGTVVDSLQFGKNEASATYGGIEPRLALNYDLDMNTSLKFSYQRTRQNIFQLSNNAVISPAETWKAADYHLKPLISDQVAVGLENNSMFSNVDLSAEVYYKNLQNLIEYKNGAQLIMNDHVETALVPTKGYSYGIELSARKNIGRLTGYVSYVYSRTMRKNTSDFDEENLWTGDYYPSIYDKPHDFSLTATYNISRRWRFSSNFVLASGRPTTLPEIKYEFAGEDLVYYSDRNKYRMPSYHRLDVSITFDENLRKKRMWKGSWTLSIYNLYGRNNPYSVYYKKTVPGESNHFTRYSLFKLSVIGIPVPSLTYNFRF; from the coding sequence TTGAAAAAATATTTTATTAATTATATGCTCCTGTTCTTATCTCTTTTGTTGGGGAGTAATACTGTGTTGTATGCCCAGCAGATTGAAGAGGTGAAAATAACCGGTTCTTACCAGAATCAGCCGCTTGAGCAATTTTTGAACGATCTGGAAGCCAAATATAATATACGCGTTTATTACAAAGATTCCTGGATTGAAAATTATACCGTCTCCAACCATTTTGAAGACACTCCTTTATTACAGGCCCTAAATAATGTATTTTATGATTCGGAACTGACCTATGATTTCTTCCAGAATGATGGAATTGTTGTTTTCAGAAGGTCCGCAGACACTCGGTCGAAATTTGACGATTACAGTCAAACTTTGGTGGTGGGCGACCCGATGAATTTAGGGCGATACAAAACTGCAAAACTAGAGGGAAGGATACTCGATGGAAAAGACGGGGCTCCACTTGTTGGTGCCGTGGTTTATTGCAACAAGCTTCAAAAAGGTACTACATCTGATGCAAGTGGTAGTTTTGATATGGATTTGCCTACTGGCGATTTAAAATTGACGATCACTTATATTGGTTTTGAGGGCTCTACTGTAGATATTCGCTTGATTGAAGATGGTGCTGCTGATTTTCGATTGTTTGAAGAATCGCATAATATTGACGAAGTTACCGTGCTGGGATCGGACGCCGATGTGCCGCGTGCGCAGATGAGTATGGTGCAAATGACCGGAAAAGAGATTCAACAATTGCCGGCACTAATGGGTGAGGTTGATGTGTTAAAAGGACTCACAATTTTGGCGGGTGTACAAACCGTTAGCGAGTTGTCGTCGGGTTTTAACGTTCGTGGCGGAAATACCGACCAAAACCTGATTTTGGTGAATGGTAGTCCTGTTTTCAATTCGTCGCATCTTTTTGGTTTTATGTCGCTAATAAATCCCGATGTGGTTGAAAATGTACGACTATTTAAAGGGGGAATGCCGGCTCGTTATGGCGAACGTGTTGCCTCAGTTATGGAGGTCGATTTTAAAGAAGGAAACGAAGAAACCATGCGTGTTTATGGTGGAATTGGAATTATAAACTCGCGGTTGGCACTCGATGGGCCGTTAACAAAGAATAGAAAGCTTACTACTGCCATTGGCGGACGTAGTTCTTATACCGACTGGTTATTAAAAGAAATTCCAAATCTCGATTTAAATGAGGGCGTTACCCATTTTTACGATGTTTCGGGAAAATTCACGTATAAGTTTAATCAGCACAACAAATTAAGTGTAATGGCTTATACCAGTTTCGATGAGTTTAGTACAAGTTCGCAATCGATAACCGAATACGGTAACTTGCTGGGCAACCTAAAACTCAATAACCGCTTTGGTGAAAAATTTTACGGCGAATTGGATGCGGCCTACAGTCGTTACGATTACCGACTGACCGATCTGGCCGACGATAAAGCCTATGAAGCTTATTATCTCGATAACCAGTTGCAGTACAGTTCGGCTGGGTATAATTTTAAATGGCATCCCAACGAACTACATAACGCAGAAGCTGGTTTTAAAGCTGTTTACAATGAAATCAGTCCCGGAGAAATTATTCCACGAAATGATAGCTCAGTAATTGTCGGGCGAAAATTAGCTAAGGAGAAAACGCTGGATTGGTCGGTGTACATGAGCGACGAATTCCAGATTTTGCCCAACTTTTCGATTGTGGCTGGTTTGCGTTACAATCATTTCAGTAATATCGGTACTCCGGTTGTTTACCTGTACGATGAGGATCAGCCCAAGACGCCGGGAACGGTTGTCGATTCGCTGCAGTTTGGCAAAAACGAGGCTTCGGCAACTTACGGAGGAATTGAACCAAGGCTGGCATTGAACTATGATCTTGACATGAACACTTCGCTGAAGTTCAGTTATCAGCGAACACGACAAAATATTTTTCAGCTCAGTAATAATGCGGTGATCTCGCCGGCCGAGACATGGAAAGCTGCGGATTACCATTTAAAACCACTCATTTCCGATCAGGTGGCAGTGGGACTTGAAAATAACTCGATGTTTTCGAATGTCGATCTTTCGGCAGAAGTATACTACAAAAATCTACAAAATCTGATCGAATATAAAAATGGAGCCCAGCTGATTATGAATGACCATGTTGAAACGGCACTTGTTCCTACAAAAGGATATTCGTATGGAATTGAGCTGAGTGCACGCAAAAATATTGGTCGTTTAACCGGTTATGTTAGCTACGTGTATTCACGTACGATGCGAAAAAATACCAGCGATTTTGACGAGGAAAATTTGTGGACCGGCGATTATTATCCGTCGATTTACGATAAACCACACGATTTTTCCCTTACAGCAACCTATAATATTAGCCGCCGTTGGCGCTTCTCAAGTAATTTTGTACTTGCTTCGGGCAGGCCCACAACCTTACCCGAAATCAAATACGAATTTGCAGGAGAAGACCTGGTTTATTATTCCGACCGAAATAAATACCGCATGCCATCGTATCATCGTTTAGATGTTTCGATAACTTTCGATGAAAACCTTCGAAAAAAACGCATGTGGAAAGGTAGCTGGACCTTATCTATATATAACCTATACGGACGAAACAACCCGTATTCGGTATACTATAAAAAAACAGTTCCGGGCGAGAGCAACCACTTTACCCGTTACTCTTTATTTAAGCTGTCGGTAATCGGTATTCCGGTTCCATCATTAACATATAATTTTAGGTTTTAA
- a CDS encoding M14 family zinc carboxypeptidase, with product MKRSVTTILILFLIIFSKAQEKLSYFLPDDVTYNQEIPTPEEFFGQEVGEWHLTHDQVLYYIKEIARSSDRAIMYEYARSWENRPLVHLVFTSEQNQSKLDELKQLHYDYSEPDKDISMEGVPVVVNLGYGVHGNESSATNSSVLTAYYLAAAEGAKIDELLKKTIVIVDPCLNPDGFNRHSTWANMHQSYAANGDNNSRQFSEVWPGGRTNHYWFDINRDYLLLVHPESKGRVEKFHEWKPNIVTDHHEMGPNSTFFFQPGVPSRNNPLTPERNYELTHEIAQYHAKFLDAIGSTYFSEEQYDDYYYGKGSSYPDVNASIGILFEQARFQGRVRQTDNGLKKLAFAIRNQFTTSLSTLEAAVNIHDKLLLMQKEFYQSSFEIADNFPTKAYVFGSEYDKVKTQMFIEFLNRHQIEVYKNTSNLTANNITFKAGTSYIVPTKQKQVRLIESIFEDIHSFSDTTFYDVSTWTFTHAYDIPVAALQSIKNISAGNEPVEAQKLAGKVIGAKSGVGYVFRWNEYNVPEVLYKLQEAGLVTKVATEKFSFELEGANEDFSYGTIFIPASGQRMSPESVYRFTQQIALSSGIDFYALSTGLSPNGIDMGSGSFVNLTKPKMLMFVGGSANPSEAGEIWHLFDQRYHIPITLTNLDKISSINLTPYNNIILTGSLKEWNPDNIDKLKTWVKSGGNLIVCKDAAVWAAKNDLGNITFKKPVASDTTRYLTYAERSKERSLNYISGAIFESEIDITHPLCYGYSDNKLAIFKNDITVANSLEKKYTEPVKFSEQPYLSGWVSDNNVNRLKEAPIVSVQNIGRGKLISYLDDLNFRGTWLGTNKLFSNSVFFGNIIR from the coding sequence ATGAAGCGATCTGTTACAACAATTTTAATTTTATTCCTTATTATTTTTTCAAAAGCTCAGGAAAAACTCTCTTATTTTCTTCCTGATGATGTTACGTATAACCAGGAAATCCCAACACCGGAAGAGTTTTTCGGACAAGAAGTTGGAGAATGGCACCTTACACACGATCAGGTACTTTATTATATAAAAGAAATTGCGCGCAGTTCCGATCGTGCGATTATGTATGAATATGCCAGATCGTGGGAGAACAGGCCATTGGTTCATTTGGTATTCACGTCTGAACAAAACCAGAGTAAACTCGATGAATTAAAACAACTTCACTACGATTATTCCGAACCGGATAAAGACATTTCAATGGAAGGAGTGCCTGTGGTAGTGAATCTAGGCTATGGAGTTCACGGAAACGAATCGAGTGCTACAAACTCCTCGGTACTTACTGCTTATTATCTTGCAGCAGCAGAAGGCGCCAAAATCGACGAGCTTCTCAAAAAAACTATTGTTATTGTTGATCCGTGTTTAAACCCGGATGGTTTTAACAGACACAGCACATGGGCAAACATGCACCAAAGTTATGCAGCTAATGGCGATAACAATTCGCGCCAGTTCAGCGAAGTTTGGCCCGGAGGAAGAACCAACCATTACTGGTTCGATATCAACCGCGATTATTTGTTGTTAGTGCATCCGGAAAGCAAAGGACGGGTGGAAAAATTTCACGAGTGGAAACCGAATATTGTCACCGATCATCACGAAATGGGGCCAAATTCTACCTTCTTTTTCCAGCCGGGAGTTCCCAGCAGGAACAATCCTTTAACACCTGAAAGAAACTACGAGCTAACACATGAAATAGCTCAATATCATGCTAAATTTTTAGATGCGATCGGTTCTACATATTTCTCGGAAGAACAGTATGACGATTATTATTACGGAAAAGGCTCATCATATCCGGATGTTAATGCCAGCATTGGTATTTTGTTCGAGCAAGCCCGATTTCAAGGCCGGGTTCGCCAAACAGACAACGGCTTAAAAAAACTGGCGTTTGCCATTCGAAACCAATTCACAACTTCTTTGTCGACTTTGGAAGCCGCTGTTAATATACACGATAAGCTGCTTCTGATGCAAAAAGAATTTTATCAGTCTTCTTTTGAAATTGCGGATAACTTCCCAACAAAAGCCTATGTTTTTGGCAGCGAATACGATAAAGTAAAAACCCAGATGTTTATCGAATTCCTGAATCGTCATCAAATTGAAGTTTATAAAAACACAAGTAATTTAACTGCTAACAATATTACATTTAAAGCCGGCACAAGTTATATTGTACCTACAAAACAAAAACAGGTAAGGCTTATTGAATCGATATTTGAAGACATTCACAGTTTCTCCGACACCACTTTTTACGATGTATCAACCTGGACATTTACACATGCTTATGATATTCCGGTTGCCGCCTTGCAATCGATAAAAAATATATCTGCCGGCAACGAGCCGGTTGAAGCCCAAAAACTTGCGGGAAAAGTTATTGGAGCGAAAAGCGGAGTTGGTTATGTTTTCAGATGGAATGAGTATAATGTTCCGGAAGTACTTTACAAATTACAAGAGGCAGGTTTAGTTACCAAAGTAGCTACCGAGAAATTCTCGTTTGAATTAGAAGGCGCTAATGAAGATTTTAGTTATGGAACAATATTTATTCCTGCCAGCGGTCAGCGCATGTCTCCGGAATCAGTCTATCGGTTTACTCAGCAAATTGCCCTATCAAGCGGAATTGATTTTTATGCACTTTCAACCGGACTTTCACCAAATGGAATTGACATGGGTAGTGGTAGTTTTGTGAACTTAACAAAACCCAAGATGCTGATGTTTGTAGGAGGTAGTGCAAACCCTAGTGAGGCTGGCGAAATTTGGCATTTATTCGATCAGCGCTACCATATTCCAATCACTTTAACCAATTTGGATAAGATAAGCAGTATTAATCTGACACCATACAACAACATTATATTGACAGGCTCATTAAAAGAATGGAACCCGGACAACATAGACAAACTTAAAACATGGGTAAAAAGCGGTGGCAATCTAATTGTTTGTAAAGATGCAGCCGTTTGGGCCGCTAAAAATGATTTGGGCAACATAACGTTCAAAAAACCGGTAGCATCCGATACAACACGCTATCTCACCTACGCCGAAAGAAGTAAAGAAAGAAGTCTGAATTATATAAGCGGAGCAATTTTCGAATCGGAAATCGATATTACTCATCCGTTGTGTTATGGTTATTCTGATAATAAACTTGCCATCTTCAAAAATGACATAACAGTTGCCAATTCATTGGAAAAGAAATATACTGAACCGGTAAAATTCAGCGAACAGCCTTACTTAAGCGGATGGGTTTCGGACAACAATGTGAACCGGCTTAAAGAAGCCCCAATAGTCTCAGTCCAAAATATTGGAAGAGGAAAATTGATCAGCTATCTCGATGATCTGAATTTTAGAGGAACCTGGTTGGGCACCAATAAACTTTTTTCAAATTCAGTATTTTTCGGAAACATCATCCGTTAA
- a CDS encoding phosphoenolpyruvate carboxylase has translation MSNLQILIEELGKPYSDLKFLLTCFREVLIENGEKEVAARMPWIGDENTQNAGHFSQKHFNMYSVCFQLLNLAETNGAVQQRRKTEEGNSLLATNGLWANSINLLKEKGIAEDKILESLENISIQPVLTAHPTEAKRPVILKKYRELYLLLVKRENSMYNSYELQENREEMKRVISSIWHIDEFYMEKPTVENELDNAIHYFVNVFPEVVPLLNRRLVQAWEFSGFDSTPLIENNNFPRLKFGTWIGGDRDGHPLVTAEVTKKALHKLRLNAFITVKNELNRLADDLSFYFEISDLPGFMVNRFKELVAETGNKTKSIISASKNEAFKLIVQLFINKLPLNIGNSQSFELDDAKGTYDNSKQLIEDLELLKSALLEANYNDIAHQSVNRSIYFIKTFGFHLAELDIRQNSRYYHLALQQLVEKSDPFNAKDSEWTEESKKSFLEKELHSARPFTHDYSQLDTESKNTIECFQLLNSHISKYAHYSIGSLIISMTQSASDLLTVYILAREAGLTLFQNTMIIKLHVVPLFETIQDLIDSPAILEEYFGYPEVQNSLEYQRKAQNLPVRTQEIMIGYSDSNKDGGILASAWFLYKAQKEITEVGRKYGIDIKFFHGKGGSISRGAGPIHWFLRSLPHGTLSGNFKITEQGESIEKKFANKINAVYNLELMMSGNALNTLLHKTPEEDGDDIAEIMEFMGQESFNTYTELLQNPHFLDFYQEATPIDVIEQSKIGSRPARRTGKRSFSDLRAIPWVFSWGQSRYHITSWYGVGTTLEKMKKEYPDKYKKLKKLIPKNQFIRYVLTNVDTSLASTDKDIMQLYGGLVKNEETRSEVLTLLLQEFEKTQQIMNELLGRPMKERRKSHYYSTQLRAEALNTLHNYQVHYINKWREQQYADADKNKEILNQLLLSVNAIANAMGTTG, from the coding sequence ATGTCGAATCTGCAGATTTTGATCGAAGAACTTGGAAAACCATATTCCGATCTCAAATTTCTTTTAACCTGTTTCCGTGAAGTACTCATTGAAAATGGCGAAAAGGAAGTGGCAGCCAGAATGCCGTGGATCGGTGACGAAAACACACAAAATGCCGGGCATTTCTCGCAAAAACACTTTAACATGTATTCGGTTTGTTTTCAGTTGTTAAACCTGGCAGAAACAAACGGAGCCGTGCAACAAAGGCGAAAAACCGAAGAAGGCAACTCACTGCTGGCAACAAACGGCTTGTGGGCCAACAGCATCAATCTTTTAAAAGAAAAAGGCATCGCTGAAGATAAGATTCTCGAATCACTAGAAAATATTTCCATTCAGCCGGTTTTAACCGCGCACCCCACCGAAGCCAAACGTCCGGTAATTCTGAAAAAATACCGCGAGCTGTACCTGCTTTTGGTAAAGCGTGAGAACTCGATGTACAACTCTTACGAACTGCAGGAAAACCGCGAAGAAATGAAACGCGTTATTTCCTCTATTTGGCACATCGACGAGTTTTATATGGAAAAACCCACCGTGGAAAACGAGCTGGACAATGCAATTCACTATTTTGTAAATGTATTCCCAGAAGTTGTTCCCCTCTTAAATCGCCGGCTTGTTCAGGCCTGGGAATTTTCAGGTTTCGACTCTACCCCATTAATTGAGAACAACAATTTTCCGCGACTTAAATTTGGAACCTGGATTGGCGGCGACCGCGACGGACATCCGCTGGTTACTGCCGAAGTAACAAAAAAAGCATTGCATAAACTCCGGTTAAATGCGTTTATCACAGTTAAAAATGAACTGAACAGATTAGCTGACGACCTGAGTTTTTATTTTGAAATATCGGACCTGCCTGGATTTATGGTTAACCGTTTTAAAGAACTGGTTGCCGAAACTGGGAACAAAACAAAATCGATTATTTCAGCATCTAAAAATGAAGCATTTAAACTTATTGTGCAGCTTTTTATCAATAAACTGCCACTGAATATCGGGAATTCGCAGTCGTTTGAACTGGATGATGCAAAAGGAACTTACGATAACTCCAAACAGTTGATCGAAGATCTGGAACTGCTAAAAAGTGCCTTACTGGAAGCAAATTATAACGACATTGCCCACCAATCGGTTAACCGGTCAATCTATTTTATCAAAACATTTGGTTTCCATCTTGCCGAACTTGATATCAGGCAAAACAGTCGTTATTACCATTTGGCTTTGCAACAACTGGTTGAAAAATCTGATCCGTTTAATGCAAAAGATAGCGAATGGACCGAAGAATCTAAAAAGTCATTTCTGGAAAAGGAACTGCATTCGGCCCGGCCGTTTACACACGATTACAGCCAGCTTGATACCGAATCGAAAAACACCATCGAATGTTTTCAGCTCCTAAACAGTCATATCTCGAAATATGCACACTACTCCATCGGTTCGTTAATCATTAGCATGACCCAAAGTGCCAGCGATTTGCTTACGGTTTATATTCTGGCACGCGAAGCCGGTCTTACGCTTTTCCAGAACACGATGATCATAAAACTGCATGTTGTTCCGCTTTTCGAAACCATACAGGATTTGATTGACAGTCCGGCTATTTTAGAAGAATATTTTGGCTATCCTGAAGTTCAAAACAGCCTGGAATACCAGCGCAAAGCACAAAACCTTCCTGTAAGAACACAGGAAATTATGATCGGTTACAGCGATAGCAACAAAGACGGAGGTATACTGGCCAGTGCATGGTTTTTATACAAAGCGCAGAAAGAAATTACCGAAGTGGGAAGAAAATATGGTATAGACATTAAGTTTTTCCATGGCAAAGGAGGCTCAATTAGTCGCGGAGCCGGACCAATTCACTGGTTTTTGCGTTCGTTACCACACGGTACTCTTTCCGGCAACTTTAAAATTACGGAGCAGGGCGAGAGCATTGAAAAGAAATTTGCCAATAAAATAAATGCCGTTTACAACCTCGAGTTAATGATGTCGGGGAATGCGTTAAACACATTGCTGCACAAAACGCCCGAAGAAGATGGCGACGACATTGCTGAAATAATGGAGTTTATGGGGCAGGAAAGTTTCAATACTTATACCGAATTGCTTCAAAATCCGCATTTCCTTGATTTTTACCAGGAGGCCACCCCAATTGATGTCATTGAGCAAAGTAAAATTGGCTCGCGCCCGGCACGAAGAACAGGTAAAAGAAGTTTTTCCGACCTCAGGGCTATTCCCTGGGTATTTAGCTGGGGGCAATCACGGTACCACATTACCAGCTGGTATGGTGTTGGTACAACACTCGAGAAAATGAAAAAGGAATACCCCGACAAATACAAGAAACTAAAAAAACTAATCCCAAAGAACCAGTTTATAAGATATGTTTTAACCAATGTCGATACCAGTTTGGCGAGTACCGACAAAGACATTATGCAGCTTTATGGTGGCTTGGTAAAGAATGAAGAGACACGTTCTGAGGTTTTAACCCTCCTGCTTCAGGAGTTTGAAAAGACACAACAAATCATGAATGAATTGCTGGGACGTCCAATGAAAGAACGGCGTAAAAGTCATTATTACTCCACGCAGTTACGTGCCGAAGCACTTAATACGCTGCACAATTACCAGGTACATTACATTAATAAATGGCGTGAGCAACAATATGCCGATGCCGACAAAAACAAAGAAATACTGAACCAGTTATTGCTATCGGTAAATGCCATTGCAAACGCCATGGGAACAACCGGCTAG
- a CDS encoding peroxiredoxin, with protein MACVNGVKPLKKKKKTEDLVENLKTEEKPMSATMVRQLMPEFEMEAYDAKTGHYKTVKSEDYKDKWTVVCFYPADFTFVCPTEIAAMNAHYDEFQELGVELLPVSVDSKFSHKRFVETEPILNGLKLTIGADTTQEVSRAFGVLIEEEGVALRGRFLFNPDGVCVAQEVQADSVGRNVIEFIRQIKAWQHASKTGEVCPAGWRPGKKTLPVNTDVEQMTGKVGDYITLEEILS; from the coding sequence ATGGCATGTGTAAATGGCGTAAAGCCACTGAAAAAAAAGAAGAAAACAGAAGATTTAGTTGAAAATTTAAAAACGGAGGAAAAACCAATGAGTGCAACGATGGTAAGGCAGCTAATGCCAGAATTTGAAATGGAAGCTTACGACGCAAAAACAGGTCATTACAAAACAGTGAAAAGTGAAGATTATAAGGACAAATGGACAGTGGTATGTTTCTATCCTGCCGATTTTACCTTTGTTTGCCCAACCGAAATTGCTGCTATGAACGCCCATTATGATGAATTTCAAGAACTGGGAGTAGAACTTTTGCCGGTGTCTGTCGACTCAAAATTCTCTCACAAAAGATTTGTTGAAACAGAACCGATTCTCAATGGTTTGAAGCTTACAATTGGAGCCGACACTACACAGGAGGTTAGCCGTGCATTTGGTGTTTTAATTGAAGAGGAAGGTGTTGCTCTCAGAGGACGATTCCTGTTTAATCCCGATGGTGTTTGTGTTGCACAGGAAGTTCAGGCCGATTCTGTAGGTAGAAATGTAATTGAATTCATAAGACAAATTAAGGCTTGGCAACATGCAAGTAAAACCGGTGAGGTTTGTCCTGCAGGTTGGAGACCGGGCAAGAAAACACTTCCGGTGAATACCGATGTTGAACAAATGACTGGAAAAGTTGGAGACTACATTACACTTGAAGAAATTCTGAGTTAA
- a CDS encoding YtxH domain-containing protein, with the protein MSKTTNVLVGFIAGAAAGTITGILVAPDKGVKTRKKINKQIKRTSRDVSESIGDVVEEMKEKLNEVVSEMRSKVNETEEKIKEKVNSKSKTAEDAAAN; encoded by the coding sequence ATGAGTAAAACAACAAATGTATTGGTAGGATTTATTGCCGGAGCAGCAGCAGGAACAATAACCGGAATTCTGGTGGCCCCGGACAAAGGAGTGAAAACACGTAAGAAAATAAACAAACAGATCAAACGAACTTCAAGAGACGTGTCCGAATCCATTGGAGATGTTGTAGAAGAAATGAAAGAAAAGCTGAACGAAGTTGTCTCTGAAATGCGTTCAAAAGTCAACGAGACTGAAGAGAAAATCAAAGAAAAAGTTAACTCTAAGTCCAAAACAGCAGAAGACGCAGCAGCGAACTAA
- a CDS encoding VTT domain-containing protein, translating into MIKNLLYNLSPGRLSILNRYYRITQFYPFLKSTAYKGGTIAAVFVLLLVSLEIFLLDFNLILNNLVDTYSPKIIYSVFLLSETFLGLVPPEMFIAWASKLEIPWGALFILATLSYIGGVISYFLGTRLVLIPSVKNHIENKIQKHIVNLRKWGGIFVFLGAVSPVPHSIVSLASGLIGYNFKNYLLWSLFRYFRFIIYALVIFGIF; encoded by the coding sequence ATGATAAAGAATTTACTATATAATCTGTCTCCCGGGCGCCTGTCGATATTGAACCGATATTACCGCATTACACAGTTTTATCCATTCCTGAAAAGCACTGCCTACAAAGGCGGAACGATAGCAGCAGTTTTTGTACTGTTGCTGGTTAGCCTCGAAATATTCCTTCTGGATTTCAATTTAATACTCAATAACCTCGTGGATACTTATTCGCCTAAAATTATTTATTCGGTATTTCTTTTATCCGAAACATTTTTAGGATTGGTACCACCAGAAATGTTTATCGCCTGGGCTTCGAAACTGGAAATTCCTTGGGGAGCGTTGTTTATTTTAGCAACCTTATCGTACATCGGCGGCGTAATTTCGTACTTTCTCGGAACACGCTTGGTTCTCATTCCTTCGGTAAAAAATCATATCGAAAATAAAATACAGAAACACATTGTAAACCTGCGGAAATGGGGCGGCATATTTGTTTTTCTGGGAGCTGTTTCACCGGTTCCCCACTCTATTGTAAGCCTCGCCTCAGGCCTTATTGGCTACAATTTTAAAAACTACTTATTGTGGTCGCTATTTAGGTATTTTCGTTTTATAATTTATGCACTGGTAATTTTCGGCATTTTTTAA